One window from the genome of Pyrobaculum ferrireducens encodes:
- a CDS encoding Lrp/AsnC family transcriptional regulator — protein MEAVVFLNVDIGAEDRIIEELAAIPEVKAVYFVYGPYDIVVKIDAPDIERIRTIVRDKVRKIEGIRSTTTLVVAKSHVKATPPHS, from the coding sequence ATGGAAGCGGTGGTATTTCTAAATGTAGACATAGGGGCCGAGGACAGAATTATTGAAGAGCTGGCGGCTATTCCCGAGGTAAAAGCTGTGTACTTCGTCTATGGGCCCTACGACATAGTTGTAAAAATCGACGCCCCGGACATCGAGAGGATTAGAACTATTGTAAGAGACAAGGTGAGGAAGATAGAGGGGATTAGATCCACAACCACGTTGGTGGTGGCTAAATCCCACGTCAAGGCCACGCCGCCCCACTCGTAG